The stretch of DNA GCTTGCTGCGGCCGTAAGGGGCGACGACGGAGATGTCACTGCTGTGGATTCGGCACTGGGTTCGCTGGGAACAAGGGCGGCAGGTTGTTCGCTTCCGCATCCGTTCAAGGCAAGTGCTGTCAGTACGGCGGTAAGTACCGTGGCGAAGCTTTTGCGCATTGTGTCCCCCAAGTCATTCGCAATGATCCACAGTAACAGCACGGCTTGACCTGAAGCGCTGATTCGGTTATCTCAGGACAGTCTCCGCCAGGGATAACAGCTTCACGTCTTCACTGAGCCCTCCGACCAGTCCTAAGCGCATTTCAAATGGGTTACTTTGGTTCCTATGCTGACTGGATTCAAGAACTTCATCATGAAGGGCAACGTTGTTGACCTTGCCGTCGCCGTCGTCATTGGCACCGCCTTCGGCGCGGTGGTCACCGCGCTGGTGAACAAGGTGCTGATGCCCTTCGTTGCCGCGATTGTGGGCTCCCCTAACTTCGACAGTTTCGCGAAGATTGAGCTAAACGGCAACGCCATCGAGTTCGGCGTCCTCCTGACAGCGATCGTGAATTTCCTCTTGATTTCGGCGGCCATCTACTTTGTAGTGGTGATGCCGATGAACCTTATGATCGAGCGTCGCAACCGCCGCCTCGGCATCAACCAGGACGTGAAGAAGGACTCGGCGGAGGACCCGCAGATCGCGCTGCTAACCGAAATCCGGGATTCATTGCAGAGCCGGAGCCGTTAATCTTTGCCCCTTGCATCCAAAAAGCTGTGGCCCGTCTCCGTTGAAGGCGGGCCACAGTTGCGTTCACTATGTGGTTGGGCGGGCATTCATTGACACACTTACCCAGGACATACAGTGATTGCGCTATGGGGATGCAACGACAGCTCATGTCGTATCAACAGTACGATCCCTCACCGGCCTCGCCATTGCCATTTCCATTGATATAACGGTGATTGCCCGTCTTGCGAATGCTTCGCCTCCTCAGCGGAGGCCGCCACATATTTCTGGTGCTGGGTGTTAATGCAACAGTCGCCCGAATTTCGGCTGCACATTCTGACAACCCCTAATTTCCGTCTGCTCGTATGCCGTTGCTTCCTCAAGTCTTGCGAAGGATTTGCGCACCTACATCGTTATTGATAGCTGCGTCTCATAGATTGACGGCATGGTTATGGATGCCGGAGCCCTTTGGCTCGACCTCGTTGATGACGTTCGCTGGTATCCCTCACCCCATAACTCCCAGCCGATCAAGCTGAGGGCCATCAGTGAGACGGTGGCAGTTGTTTACTACGACCTTGATCTTGGGCTACCTGCCGAATCGTTTGGTATCCCCTTTGGCCATGTCTGCGCAGGTGTCTTCCTGGAGTCCTTATCTGTGGTCGCGGCAGCCCGCGGCTACAGGACAATAGAATTCCTCGAACATTCGGAAATGGATTTCGCTGCCGCAGCCCGCTTGCATCGTATCGGGACAGTGCGATTGGAACCCATCCCCGAGGACGACGACGAGTTACAGTCCGCGGCTCACCGTCGATTGGCTGCATTCCGATCGAGACGAACTTCCCGGCGGCCCTATGACAGCAGGCTTGTTGGCACAGAGTTACTGGCGTCAGCTTCTTCAATCGCCGCCGCGCAAGGATACGAATTCCGCTCGACCACCGACGGCCGCATTGTTTCTTTACTTGTGCAAATCAATCAGAAGACCTTGTTTTCCGACTTGCGCAATGACGCCGTTTACGCCGAGATTATGCATTGGCTGCGGTTTTCGAAGGATGAAGCGGCCGCACTTGCCGATGGTCTTAGCGCAGAAACCATGATCATGCCGGGTCCTGTCCTTCGTTTCGCCATGCGGCACCGCGGCTTGTGGTCCTTCCCCGTAATCGGCGGCTTAATCAGAGCCATCTATTTGCGCACGATGCGTGGGGTACGCCAGCTCGGGTGGCTCGAAGGCCCGTTCGACGAACCCGCGGATTACTTGGAAGCCGGGCGTACCTTCATGCGGGTCTGGCTATTCTTCTCTGAAAAAGGCGTTTGCCTTCATCCCTTCGGCACTGTCATCACCAACCCGGTCTCTCACGCCGAATTCGTTCGGGCGGCGGGAATTAATGAAACCGCGGGCAGAATGGCCTGGATGCTCTTCAGGTTCGGATACAGCGCCACCCCTCCAGCAGCGCACCGCCGCCCGGCCAGCTCGACCCTGCTTAGTCCATTGCCTGAGGACACACCACTACAGGAGCCCCTCCGTGAATAAAGCGTTCGTATTCGCATTCGTTTTTCTGATGGACAGGTTCGTTGGCCTGTTCACCCCAAGGATTTCCACGCACCGGATACTGCTCATGCCTGGGATCGAACCTTTCCGGTGGACCGCCGGGCGGTGGAGGGCGTGGCGGACCTTTGAAATGGCGGCCAAACGAGTGCCTGCCTATCG from Pseudarthrobacter siccitolerans encodes:
- the mscL gene encoding large conductance mechanosensitive channel protein MscL, whose translation is MLTGFKNFIMKGNVVDLAVAVVIGTAFGAVVTALVNKVLMPFVAAIVGSPNFDSFAKIELNGNAIEFGVLLTAIVNFLLISAAIYFVVVMPMNLMIERRNRRLGINQDVKKDSAEDPQIALLTEIRDSLQSRSR